Genomic segment of Eubacterium sp. 1001713B170207_170306_E7:
GAAGATGTTTTTAATCGTCTGATCTTTAAAGATAATTTTAATTTGTATTACGGGGATATCTCAGACTACCAATGGACGGAGATAACGGATATAAAAGATTTGGTCAATGCGAGAAAAATTAAGTAAGGCTGGAAATAGTGAGTTTATATCTTGAATTTGAAGGAGAAGAAAATGAAAAAGAAAATTGCATTAATTATGTGCGTCCTGCTCTGCTTTCTGTCATTAACTGCATGCAGTTCACAATCTGCCGGTAATGATAACAAAGTTGTTATCTATTCCAGCTCTGAAGATTATCGGAATGAGTATCTTGTAAAGCGGTTAAAAGAACAGTTTCCAGATTATGACATCACCCTTCAGTATCAGTCTACTGGTAATAATGCCGCTAAATTAAAAGCAGAAGGAAAAGACACAGAGTGTGATATTGTGCTCGGTTTAGAAACTGGCTATTTGGAATCACTAAAAGATAATCTAGCAGATTTATCCGATTATGATACCAGCATGTATTTAGACAATATGGTAGATCCAGATCATCGCTATCTGGTCTGGGAGCGTTTTAGCGGGGGCATCATCGTAAATACAAAGGTTCTATCCGAAAAAGGTTTACCAGAGCCGACCAGCTATCGGGATTTGTTAAAACCAGAATATAAAGGATTGATTTCTATGCCGAATCCTAAATCTTCAGGAACAGGTTATATTTTTCTTTTAAATCTGATCAATACTATGGGGGAAGAACAGGCTTTTCAATACTTTGATGCATTATCCCAGAATATCCTTCAGTTTACCTCATCAGGTTCTGGACCCGTTAACGCGCTCGTTCAGGGAGAAGCAGCCATCGGACTGGGGATGACCTTTCAGGCAGTTAAAGAAATAAACAATGATGTACCACTAAAAATTCTTTATTTTGCAGAAGGCGCGCCGTATACGACTGGTGGCTATGCTATGATTGAAGGAAAACAAAGCAAACAAGCGGTAAAAGATGTTTTTGACTATATCAATTCGACATTGATTTATGAGGATAAAAACCAGTTTTTACCGGAACAGATTTTCAAAGAACCGGTCAATACTATGGCCAATTACCCGTCACCGATTCCTTACGCGGACATGAAAGGAATCAACGACAACAGTGAAAAGGATCGTTTACTGACAGAATGGAAATACTAAAAAATGGAAAAGAATAAACTTGAGATTAAAGGCCTGACACAGGCCTTTAATCATAAAACAATTATTGATTCGATGGATTTTGAAGTTCATGAAGGCGAATTTTTATCGCTTTTGGGGCCTTCGGGCTGCGGAAAAACAACGATTCTACGGATACTGATTGGACTTTTAAAGCCAACCGAGGGGACTATTTTAAAGAATGGTAAGGATATTGTCGATTTGCCACCGTCGCAGAGAGGGATGGGGATTGTTTTTCAAAATTATGCTTTGTTTCAAAACATGACAGTTCTTGGAAATGTAGAATACGCTTTGAAGTTGAACAAAGAAAAAAAGCGAAATGCCCATGAAATAGCGCTGAAGGTTATTGAACAAGTTGGTTTAAGTGAGTATTTAAATAAAAAACCACATAAGTTATCGGGTGGTCAACAGCAACGTGTAGCCATTGCAAGAACTTTGGCTTTGAATCCCGAAATTATACTTTTTGATGAACCAATGTCCGCTTTAGATGTGGACAACCGAATTGCATTGCGGAAAGAAATAAAAAAAATTCAGAAAATGTATCATTCTACCATGATATATATTACCCACGATCAAGAAGAAGCTTTTGCCATGTCCGATCGGATCATTGTTATGAATGAGGGGAAAATACACCAATGCGACTCACCAGAGAATATCGTCAAACATCCCGCGGATGCTTACGTTCAATCCTTTGTGATCGATAATCTGAAAGCAAAAGTCGAATCTCTTAAAATTTTACTGGAGAACGAATATGAAAAATGAAAACCGTAAGATGATTACTGCCAAATCAATTATAGGCTTGTTTTTCCTTGTTGTAATTATAATGCCGTTGATTACAATGCTCACACATTTAAAAGACGTAAATATTGTTGCAGTTATCAGTTCCCCACAGTTTTCAGATGCGCTGAAACATTCAGTCATTGTGTCATTGACAGCGACGGTATTATCTGTAGCGTTGGCATATTTGCTGGCTTGGTGTATTGCGCGGACGAATTTATGCCTAAAAGGATCTTTCAGTGTTCTATTCACATTACCTATGCTGATACCATCCATATCACATGGTATGGGATTGATTATTCTGTTAGGAGAAAACGGTATTTTAACGAATTTGTTCCATTTGAATTTTTCCATCTATGGTTTTTGGGGAATCGTCATTGGATCAATCCTGTATTCTTTTCCGGTTGCATTCCTTATGATTCTGGATGTTTTGCGTTATGAGGACTATGTTCCTTATGAAGCCGCCAGTGTACTCGGTATTTCAAGAGTACGTCAGTTTTTATCAATTACGGTTCCCTATATCCGTAAACCTATGATCTCTGTTGTTTTTGCTACATTTACGCTGGTCGTAACAGATTATGGGGTGCCGTTGATGATCGGAGGGCAATACAGCACTTTGCCGGTTATGATGTATCAGGATGTCATTGGCTTGTTGGATTTTGGCAAAGGAAGCCTGATTGGTCTTTTTTTACTTGTTCCAGCACTTTTGGCTTTTCTTTTTGATTTCTTCAATCAGGATCATAGTAGTCAAGGATTTGTTACACAGGCCTTTGAAATTACCAAAAATAAACTAAGAGATGGCATCGCTTGTGGCGTCAGTATTTTAACGACCATATGTATCTTTTTGCCGATTGCCGCTTTTGGCATACTAACCTTTGTCAAAAAATATCCGATTAATATGCAGTTCACCTTTGATAATATTCTAAAAAGTCTGGACATGAAAGCAGGAACCTACTTCATGAATTCACTGATTATTGCAATCAGTGTTTCCATTATCGGGGTAGGAATTGCCTATCTAACTGCCTATTTAACCGCACGTTCTAAGGGGAAAAGTGCTCGATTGCTTCATGTGATATCCATCACGTCGCTGGCAATTCCAGGGTTAGTTTTAGGGCTGTCATATGTATTGTTTTTCAAAGGAACGATTCTACATGGTACAATTGCAATACTAGTTTTAGTCAATAGCATTCACTTTTTTGCATCTCCTTATCTTCTCGCTTACAATTCTTTTGGGAAATTAAATGAAAATCTGGAAGATGTTGGGACGACCCTTGGAATTTCACGTGCTCGTATGCTCAAAGATGTGTTTGTTCCTCAAATGAGAGACACCCTTTTAGAAATGTTTTCTTATTTTTTTGTTAACGCAATGATGACGATCTCAGCGGTTTCCTTTTTAAGTACTGTCAAAAATATGCCGGTAGCCCTGTTAATTACCCAATTTGAAGCCCAGATGCTTATCGAATGTTCGGCCTTTGTTTCCCTTTTAATTTTAGTCGCAAATCTAATCATCAAAGGCACTATTTATCTTTTAAAGCAAAGAAATCATAAAAAGGAATTAAGAGAGGAACTGTCTTATGACATTAACACAAAATGAATTTAATTTATTGATTTATTTAGATCATACCAAAGAGACAAAGACACAACGTGATATTGCTTCAGACCTGAAAATGGGTCTGGGAACCGTTAATAAAACCCTGAAAGAACTTCATGAAAAAAGATTGTTAGAAAAAGAAAGGGTAAGTGAAAGAGGATATCAGGCACTAGAACCTTACCGTGTTAAAAAGGCTATTTTTATTGCGGCTGGGTTTGGCTCAAGGCTGATTCCAATTACGTTAAACACCCCAAAACCATTGGTTCGTGTGAACGGGATACGGATGATCGATACACTTTTAGATGCAGTGGTTGCAGCCGAAATTGAGGATATCACCATTGTCCGCGGCTATCTGGGAGAGCAGTTTGATCAACTCCTTTATAAATATCCGACGATCAAATTCGTTGAAAATCCAGTTTTTAATGAAGCCAACAATATTTCATCGGCCATGTGTGTCCGCTATCAACTTCGAAATGCCTATGTATTTGAAGCAGACCTGGTACTGCGCAATCCGGATCTGGTGACCAAATACCAATATCAAAGTAACTACTTAGGAGTACCGGTCGAACGAACCGATGATTGGTGTTTTGAAACAAAGAATGGAATCATTACAAAACTGAAGATTGGCGGTGAACATTGCCATCATATGTTTGGAATATCCTATTGGAATGCCAGAGATGGCGCGAAAATGGCTGAACATATCAGGAAAACTTACGAAATGCCGGGTGGTAAAGAACGGTACTGGGACCAGGTAGCACTAGAATATTTTATTAAGGAATATCATATCGCAGTACGGGAATGTACG
This window contains:
- a CDS encoding ABC transporter ATP-binding protein — encoded protein: MEKNKLEIKGLTQAFNHKTIIDSMDFEVHEGEFLSLLGPSGCGKTTILRILIGLLKPTEGTILKNGKDIVDLPPSQRGMGIVFQNYALFQNMTVLGNVEYALKLNKEKKRNAHEIALKVIEQVGLSEYLNKKPHKLSGGQQQRVAIARTLALNPEIILFDEPMSALDVDNRIALRKEIKKIQKMYHSTMIYITHDQEEAFAMSDRIIVMNEGKIHQCDSPENIVKHPADAYVQSFVIDNLKAKVESLKILLENEYEK
- a CDS encoding sugar phosphate nucleotidyltransferase; amino-acid sequence: MTLTQNEFNLLIYLDHTKETKTQRDIASDLKMGLGTVNKTLKELHEKRLLEKERVSERGYQALEPYRVKKAIFIAAGFGSRLIPITLNTPKPLVRVNGIRMIDTLLDAVVAAEIEDITIVRGYLGEQFDQLLYKYPTIKFVENPVFNEANNISSAMCVRYQLRNAYVFEADLVLRNPDLVTKYQYQSNYLGVPVERTDDWCFETKNGIITKLKIGGEHCHHMFGISYWNARDGAKMAEHIRKTYEMPGGKERYWDQVALEYFIKEYHIAVRECTFDDVAEIDTYHDLKSLDQIYI
- a CDS encoding ABC transporter permease subunit; amino-acid sequence: MKNENRKMITAKSIIGLFFLVVIIMPLITMLTHLKDVNIVAVISSPQFSDALKHSVIVSLTATVLSVALAYLLAWCIARTNLCLKGSFSVLFTLPMLIPSISHGMGLIILLGENGILTNLFHLNFSIYGFWGIVIGSILYSFPVAFLMILDVLRYEDYVPYEAASVLGISRVRQFLSITVPYIRKPMISVVFATFTLVVTDYGVPLMIGGQYSTLPVMMYQDVIGLLDFGKGSLIGLFLLVPALLAFLFDFFNQDHSSQGFVTQAFEITKNKLRDGIACGVSILTTICIFLPIAAFGILTFVKKYPINMQFTFDNILKSLDMKAGTYFMNSLIIAISVSIIGVGIAYLTAYLTARSKGKSARLLHVISITSLAIPGLVLGLSYVLFFKGTILHGTIAILVLVNSIHFFASPYLLAYNSFGKLNENLEDVGTTLGISRARMLKDVFVPQMRDTLLEMFSYFFVNAMMTISAVSFLSTVKNMPVALLITQFEAQMLIECSAFVSLLILVANLIIKGTIYLLKQRNHKKELREELSYDINTK
- a CDS encoding extracellular solute-binding protein; the encoded protein is MKKKIALIMCVLLCFLSLTACSSQSAGNDNKVVIYSSSEDYRNEYLVKRLKEQFPDYDITLQYQSTGNNAAKLKAEGKDTECDIVLGLETGYLESLKDNLADLSDYDTSMYLDNMVDPDHRYLVWERFSGGIIVNTKVLSEKGLPEPTSYRDLLKPEYKGLISMPNPKSSGTGYIFLLNLINTMGEEQAFQYFDALSQNILQFTSSGSGPVNALVQGEAAIGLGMTFQAVKEINNDVPLKILYFAEGAPYTTGGYAMIEGKQSKQAVKDVFDYINSTLIYEDKNQFLPEQIFKEPVNTMANYPSPIPYADMKGINDNSEKDRLLTEWKY